Genomic DNA from Prunus persica cultivar Lovell chromosome G1, Prunus_persica_NCBIv2, whole genome shotgun sequence:
TTGAATTTCTTGATGTTTTTATTATGGGCGGAATAACAGAGTGGAGAGTAGAGGAAGGTGCCATGCCTCGTCTCTGTCGATTGGAAATCGAATATTGCTGGGGATTGAGGACACTTCCAGATGGGCTGAGATATCTTACTAATCTCAGGGAATTAACCGTCAGAGGGATGCGTAGAGAACTCCACCGTCGGATTGAGGAAGATGGAGATGATTTCTATAAAATTCAACATGTACCTTCCCTTGTAATTGGAGAACCGTGGGACCCAGCACCGATGCAGTGATAGCAAGGTGGGACGTTGTAGCTGAAATGAGAAGAATGATGAAAGAAAGAGGTTTGAAGAAGGCACCTGGGTGCAGCTGAATAAGCATTAATTCCAAGACTCATTGTTTCTATGTTGCTGATAAAGCACAATCCTTGTTCTAGTTCGATCTATCAGATGCTTGACTACCTTATCTTAGTGATGAAGGGAGCCTGCTATTCTGATGATTTTGAACATCCAGAATAGATCCTTTTTATATTGGGCTGGTACTACCATTTAGTGATATAATGATTGTTGTTAGTTGCTTACAcaactttgtaattttttttttctttatcagaTTCAGGTCTGCCTAATGTAAGTGATCTAATAGCCTCATCGGGCTTACATGCAACTGGTGTATACTACGTCCCTTTCACAATAGTTGATTATGTGATCTGCTTGTGAGTGGCAATTGTGACAAGCGTGTGTATAGTCAAACCTAGATAAGGTGGTTGAGCTTGCCATTTCCTATAGGCAAGGGGAACCAAGAATTTTTCAACGGGGTGGACTAGCTAAAGTTGTtagcttaaaatttaataattatttttttagtaccTACAATTTCTCTAGtctttctaaaaataaaagtaaatgccAAAATTGAGGGAAGGTGGTCTTGCATTGGATGCTGTGGTCCAATGATAATTGAGGGAAGGTGGTCAGAAAGAAAACGCCAAAATTTGCTACTTCTTGTTGGGTGGAATTGGACAACACACATAGAAATTGCTCTACCGACAAAGAGATGTTCTCATCAATCAATCTAAAAACTGGATCTGGTTTACTTGTTTTCGTTTTGGCGAAAAGAGAGTAAGCAGTAGAGAGAATGGCTGAGGCAGTTGTTTCCGTCGTGCTCGAAAGTGTCAGAGACTTCACCATTCAGGAAGCCAAGTTCTTGTCTGGAGTCAGCCGTCAAGTTGAAGCTGCACAAACTGAGCTAGAATTCATGCAGGGATTCCTCAAAGATGCAGATGCAAGACAAGGACAAGATACAAGAGTCCAGATTTGTGTTGCCAAAATTAGAGATGCGGCTTATGATTTGGAAGATATTATTGAAACTTATGGCTTGAAAGTGGattccaagaagaagaaaagaggccTCAAGAATGTTCTCAAAAGATTTGCCTGCATCTTCAAGGAAGGGGTTGATGTTCACATGATTGCGGCAGAAATTGAGAATATCACTACCAAAATTTCTGCGTTGAGATCGAATTTGCAGAGTTATAACATAAAGGAAATAAGGGACAGGGACAGCGGTGGTGGTGAATCGTCCTTGCAATTGCATGAGAGGCTAAGGAGAAGTTATTCTCATGTTGTTGAACGTGATGTTGTTGGGTTAGAGTCCAACGTTGAAGAATTGGTTGTGCATTTGGTGAAAGATGAAAACCGTCATCAAGTTGTATCTGTTTGGGGTATGGGCGGTTTAGGGAAGACCACCCTTGCAAGAAAGGTTTATCATCACAAAAAAGTAAGGCAGCATTTCCTTAGTTTTGCTTGGGTCTGTATATCTCAACGTTTTCAAGTCAGAAATGTTTGGGAAAGAATTTTAATTGAACTCACTTCTGCTACCAAGgaaccaaaacaagaaattaaggaCATGACAGATGATGAAATAGCAAAGAAGCTTTTTTGTGTCATGGAAGAAATGAGATGTTTGGTGATTCTTGATGACATTTGGAGTATCGAGACATGGAATCTTTTGAAGGTTGCATTTCCAAACGTGGAAACAGAGAGCACAATATTGCTTACTACACGGAATCAAGCAGTAGCTTCGCTCCCAAATAGAAATGTTTTTCTCCACAAACTCCAGCCACTCAATGAGAATGAGAGTTGGGAACTACTTGTGAAGAAAGCAATACCTGCAAGGGCTGAAATCGGTATTTTCTCACccttcatattttcttttccaggtCCTTATTATATAGCAAGCCACATAGAAACCATTACATTGCATATGACACAACTTATGtagtgttttttcttttttcaatcgttgggattttacaattttttaatattgtcGAACATGTAACAATTTTATTGACTGCCTTACGTGGTtacacttttttgttttgttttttttgttgttggggtCACTCATTTGATAGGTAACAAGATGGATGGTAATTTATCTTATGCAATTGCAAATAATAATTAGGACAATGCTAgctatttcaaaattttgaccCAACCTTCTCTTCAATCCAACGATATCCCATTCGTTTTCTGTGTTGGTGctgatttaatttttaaatgttcTCCATTTGGCATGTATTATAAAATCTAAACTTATAATAAGATAAAGCATATCAGTAAATTTTGGGATttcacaattttaattttaaatcatTCAGGCAAGGAATATCCACTAAGACTGCTCATACTACAAGTAcgtatttgaattttttttttttctttcctatttttcaGACTTAGGAATGTACATAAAGAAGAAAGACTTAGGTATGAAGATGCTTCAACATTGTAAAGGTTTGCCATTAGCTATTATTGTGCTTGCTGGAGTTCTAGCTAGAAAAAATTCCATTAGAGAATGGGTGAGAGTGTATGAGAATGTTCGTGAATACATAAATAGAGGCATCGGACATGAAGAAGAATACGAAGGTGTATCACGAGTGTTGGCATTGAGTTATGATGACCTACCGTATTACTTAAAAccatgttttttatatttaagttATTATCCTGAAGATTGTATTATTTCAGTAAGTACATTGACTAAGTTATGGGTGGCAGAAGGTCTTATCTTCTTAAGACAACAAGGTCATGGTTCGGAAAAAACAATGGAGGATATAGCACGTGATTGCTTAAGTGAGTTAGTGGAAAGGTGTTTGGTTCAAGTGGGAACAAGTGGTTCAACTGGGACAATTAAAGATTGTCGAATCCATGATCTTATACGAGACATGTGTTTGTTAAAGGCAAAAGATGAAAGCTTTCTCCAAATTAACTATTCTTTGCAAGAAAATACTTCGTCTGTGACAGCCCAGGCATCACAATTGGGGAAAATTCGAAGACTTGCAATTTACGTGGATGAGAAGGCAGATAGGTTGGTTTCTTCAAGAGATGAAACAAATGGGCACGTAAGGTCTCTATTATTCTTTGGCCTAAGAGAATGGAGgccaaaaagtgaaaaaggatTACTATCTCCGTTGAAAGATTTTAAAGTGCTTAGAGTTTTGAAGGTTGAAGGTCTTCGGGCAAGAAGAGTAGAGTTGCCAAGTGAAATTGGAAATATGGTACACTTAAGGTTTCTAAGTGTGAGGAGGAGCGAAATAAAAACGTTTCCGTCATCCCTAGGTAATTTAGTATGCTTGCAAACTCTTGATTTTCGTGTTTCAAGTTATATTGACATGGTCATCCCAAATGTGATAAAGAAGATGAAACAATTAAGACATTTATATTTACCTTGGAATTACAGAGCAAAGGGTAAGCTAGAGCTGTCTACTCTTGGCCATTTACAGACCTTACATAACCTTTCAAGTGAGTATTGTGATTTGAAAGATGTTGGTAGATTAACCAATCttagaaaactgaaaataagAGTGTTAGGCTCTTTGCAAAATCTGGAGGAAATCTTAAAATCTACAAGCAGCACGCTTAACCGTATCCGGTCTCTAATTGTGAAAAATGACACAAATAGCGGTGAAGAGCAAGCTATGCAAATAGTATCAAGTTGTCCGGGTATATACAAATTGACGTTGGATGGGCCAATCGCAGAATTACCGAAAGAGCTACACAACTATCCAAACCTCACAAAGTTAGTATTGTGGAGTTGTGGTCTCAAGGAGGACCAAATGGGAATACTAGAGAAGCTGCCAAACCTAACAAATTTGAAGCTTTTTGAAAAACCTTTCGAGGAGAATACAAAGATACTGGTTTTCTCCAGAGGAGGATTTCCTTCTCTTGAATTTCTTCATGTTTCTAGAATGGACCAAATAACAGAGCTGAGGGTAGAGAAAGGAGCCATGCCTCGTCTCTGTCAATTGTGCATCCAATTTTGCTCGGGATTGACTACACTTCCAGATGGGCTGAGATATCTTATTTATCTCAAGGAATTAACCATTAGATGGATGTGTAGAGAACTCCACCGTCGGATTGAGGAAGATGGAGAGGATTTCTATAAAATTCAACATGTACCTTGCCTTTTAATTGGAGAACCACTTGATTAACCACCGATGCAATGATAGCAaggtaattttttaattttttaaaaaagggtgCATTTTAAAGTGAAATGGgtggtttggtttgtgttTATTAGTTATAAATGAAGCAGCAAGAGAATATTAAAGTAGAAAAGCCAACAAAATATGGGCTCCCTTGTTTAgctatgttttctttctccattTTTATTGCTCTTTGCTTCTGCATGTGACTTGTGAGTGAGAAGCTTAAAAGCCAACAGGTTAAATTTCCTGATTTTGAGACCATTGATAATTCTTTCGcattccaaattccaaatatcttataataatatttcaagTTCTGAATGAGAAGCTTAatctaaaattatttgaatccagaaattttgaagttaatgaagGGATTGATTTTGACCATTTTGTTAATGAtagatttcttcttcaaggCTTGTTAAGAGATTGGATGTTTTTTGGAAGTTAACATTTGAATATATGTTTATTGCATTTTGAgacatttttaatatatgttcATGTGAAGACACTCTTGACTAGCATGAAAtgagtgtttttcttttcaaaatgtaGTACGATTTTATTACTATGTTCATATTGGAATGCAATTTTCACAAGCAAATTGCTGAATTTGTGTTATCGTAGCTGCAGATAGGACGTGACATTGAGAAAGTATCTCGAAGCTCTGCAACAGAGGGAGCATGTACCAGGCAGAACttacagagagaagaaagaaatgctCTGTGAAAATCAAGAGGAGCAAAGATGtggtcaaattgttcaaagTTGGTTACAAGCTTTTGGGTCTAGTTATtacacaaatgaaatttttgtatTGTATTAAAATTTCCTTGATGAAACCTTGTATTTGTATTCCCCTTCCGTGTGTGTTTTCaattgtaaatattttatctTCGTGAGACATATATTTACGAAATCGATATACTATAATGGATGATTTTATCTTCGTTTATAAGTTTGTCATTAGCCCCTAAAATAGGACATGTAAAATAACTCAGATATTTCCCAGGCAGTGTTTTTAATGCTGCCCTCCCTCCACTAGGAAACATCTGCACCCCACCCAAGGAATTAGCAACAAACTCAGACCTAAAGTTCAAAATACCTGTCCCTTGACTGAACCACTCTAATAAGCAAATTTAAATCTCTATTAGGTTTTTACCCTGAATAATCTTCAAATCCACAGaccactttttcttttttccaaactttataatattaagtaatttattaCACAAACACTACCAAAGTGCAATGAAGATTCGAACATAAGACCACTAATTTACAAGTTAAGATCCTTTTTCCCTTGACCAGACCTCATTGTGTGCTCGCTTCTTTGCAGACATTCAATCCTCATTCTCTTGTAAATTAGAATAACCTCtcttgtgtttttaaaaaagaccatacacaaaatgaataataaaaataaaacaacacaagTTGGGCCTTATGCAAACAAGTTGTCTATTAGCATAGCCGGAATGATGTGGCGCCGAGCTAGATCAGAGAGGGTccaggtttagggttttactTCCCGGGGATGATGTGGCGCCGAGCTAGATCGAGCGCGGGTGTCAACATCCGGAAGCTC
This window encodes:
- the LOC18793575 gene encoding disease resistance protein RPP8, encoding MAEAVVSVVLESVRDFTIQEAKFLSGVSRQVEAAQTELEFMQGFLKDADARQGQDTRVQICVAKIRDAAYDLEDIIETYGLKVDSKKKKRGLKNVLKRFACIFKEGVDVHMIAAEIENITTKISALRSNLQSYNIKEIRDRDSGGGESSLQLHERLRRSYSHVVERDVVGLESNVEELVVHLVKDENRHQVVSVWGMGGLGKTTLARKVYHHKKVRQHFLSFAWVCISQRFQVRNVWERILIELTSATKEPKQEIKDMTDDEIAKKLFCVMEEMRCLVILDDIWSIETWNLLKVAFPNVETESTILLTTRNQAVASLPNRNVFLHKLQPLNENESWELLVKKAIPARAEIEGLIFLRQQGHGSEKTMEDIARDCLSELVERCLVQVGTSGSTGTIKDCRIHDLIRDMCLLKAKDESFLQINYSLQENTSSVTAQASQLGKIRRLAIYVDEKADRLVSSRDETNGHVRSLLFFGLREWRPKSEKGLLSPLKDFKVLRVLKVEGLRARRVELPSEIGNMVHLRFLSVRRSEIKTFPSSLGNLVCLQTLDFRVSSYIDMVIPNVIKKMKQLRHLYLPWNYRAKGKLELSTLGHLQTLHNLSSEYCDLKDVGRLTNLRKLKIRVLGSLQNLEEILKSTSSTLNRIRSLIVKNDTNSGEEQAMQIVSSCPGIYKLTLDGPIAELPKELHNYPNLTKLVLWSCGLKEDQMGILEKLPNLTNLKLFEKPFEENTKILVFSRGGFPSLEFLHVSRMDQITELRVEKGAMPRLCQLCIQFCSGLTTLPDGLRYLIYLKELTIRWMCRELHRRIEEDGEDFYKIQHVPCLLIGEPLD